The following are encoded in a window of Hymenobacter volaticus genomic DNA:
- a CDS encoding MBL fold metallo-hydrolase, producing MKFTFLLTAALAAFAVQASAQTATTTAAPRVAADQIATKKGPLTVQPITHGSVVFTWNGKTIYVDPYGGAAAYTGLAAPGVILITDIHGDHLDPKTLAGLSVGKAILVVPKAVADQLPTTYKSQVRILSNGQRLDTLGMTISAIPMYNLPEAADAMHPKGRGNGYVLNLGGKNVYLSGDTEDIAEMRALQGIDVAFVCMNLPYTMDVNQAAQGVLAFKPGIVYPYHYRGQNGLSDVDSFKKTVNTANKKIDVRLRNWYPVAK from the coding sequence ATGAAATTCACTTTCCTCCTTACGGCCGCGCTGGCGGCTTTTGCAGTTCAGGCATCTGCGCAAACCGCTACCACTACGGCCGCGCCGCGCGTGGCTGCCGACCAGATTGCAACCAAAAAAGGTCCCCTCACGGTACAGCCTATCACGCACGGCAGCGTAGTATTCACGTGGAACGGGAAAACCATTTATGTGGACCCTTACGGCGGGGCAGCGGCCTATACCGGGCTGGCCGCACCCGGTGTCATCCTAATCACCGACATCCACGGCGACCATCTAGACCCGAAGACACTGGCCGGCCTCTCAGTTGGTAAGGCCATACTAGTGGTGCCTAAAGCAGTGGCCGATCAGCTGCCAACCACCTACAAATCGCAAGTACGCATCCTGAGCAACGGCCAGCGGCTCGACACACTCGGGATGACTATTTCGGCTATTCCTATGTACAACCTGCCCGAAGCGGCCGATGCGATGCACCCCAAAGGTCGAGGTAATGGCTACGTGCTGAACCTGGGTGGCAAAAACGTCTACCTGTCTGGCGATACCGAAGACATTGCCGAAATGCGCGCCTTACAGGGCATCGACGTGGCGTTCGTGTGCATGAACCTGCCGTACACCATGGACGTGAATCAAGCTGCGCAGGGTGTACTGGCCTTCAAACCGGGCATCGTGTACCCCTACCACTACCGGGGCCAAAACGGTCTGAGCGACGTGGACAGCTTCAAGAAAACCGTGAACACGGCCAACAAGAAAATTGACGTTCGGCTGCGCAACTGGTACCCGGTGGCCAAGTAA